The following are encoded together in the Misgurnus anguillicaudatus chromosome 14, ASM2758022v2, whole genome shotgun sequence genome:
- the grm2b gene encoding glutamate receptor, metabotropic 2b isoform X3: MAEILRYFNWTYVSTVASEGDYGETGIDAFQQEARVRQICIATSVKVSRSVNRGNYENVIRSLQQKANAKVVVLFTKSEDARELLSAAARMNATFIWVASDGWGAQESVVHGSEKAANGAFTIELASYSIREFEDYFTKLTPELNTRNPWFREFWEHRFGCRVHEHGCAMKSLRNGAFKPESKIMFVVNAVYAMAYALHNMRQAVCPNTTKVCDAMKPGNGKRFYREFILKTKFDAPFRPADTENVVRFTSLGDSLGRYNIFYYRKEDNKFVYKKVGYWSQGLVLNTSVVNWATGVVPTSQCSDPCHPNEAKSMQPGDVCCWICIPCQPHQYLLDEFTCMDCGFGEWPLANLTGCYELPEEYIHWSDAWAVGPVTIACLGMLCTLAVAGVFLRNNDTPVVKASGRELSYILLSGVLMCYAMTFIYIAKPSAFVCALRRLGLGTSFAVCYSALLTKTNRIARIFGGARDSAQRPRFISPASQVAICAVLISAQLLVALVWLLVEAPGVRKEVGPDRRDVVTLKCNSLDSSMLVSLTYNCILIILCTFYAFKTRKCPENFNEAKFIGFTMYTTCIIWLAFQPIFYVTASDYRVQTTTMCISVSLSGSVVLGCLFAPKIHIILFQPQKNVTNLRAKENRFSSVATTAPSSTYSQASASTIVPTVCNGREVVDSTTSSL; this comes from the exons ATGGCTGAAATCCTGCGCTACTTCAATTGGACCTACGTTTCCACCGTAGCCTCAGAGGGCGACTACGGTGAAACGGGCATCGACGCCTTTCAACAGGAGGCTCGGGTACGCCAAATCTGCATCGCAACTTCAGTGAAAGTCAGTCGCTCTGTTAACCGAGGGAACTATGAAAATGTCATCCGCTCGCTCCAGCAAAAAGCCAACGCCAAAGTGGTGGTCCTCTTCACCAAAAGCGAAGACGCCAGGGAATTGCTCTCCGCCGCAGCCAGAATGAACGCTACCTTCATTTGGGTGGCCAGCGACGGCTGGGGCGCACAGGAGAGCGTCGTCCACGGCAGCGAGAAGGCGGCCAACGGGGCTTTCACCATTGAGCTCGCCTCGTACTCTATCAGGGAGTTTGAGGACTATTTCACCAAGCTCACACCTGAACTCAACACAAGGAATCCGTGGTTCAGGGAATTCTGGGAGCACAGGTTCGGTTGCCGTGTACATGAACACGGCTGTGCCATGAAGAGCCTAAGGAACGGGGCGTTTAAACCCGAATCAAAGATCATGTTTGTGGTGAATGCTGTCTACGCTATGGCCTATGCCCTGCACAACATGCGGCAAGCTGTTTGCCCCAACACCACGAAGGTGTGCGATGCTATGAAGCCAGGCAATGGGAAGAGGTTCTACCGTGAGTTTATTCTCAAGACGAAATTCGACG CTCCTTTCAGACCAGCTGACACTGAGAACGTGGTACGGTTCACCTCATTAGGAGACAGTTTGGGTCGCTACAACATCTTTTACTACCGCAAAGAGGACAACAAGTTTGTCTATAAGAAGGTAGGCTACTGGTCACAGGGCTTAGTGCTGAATACCAGTGTGGTAAACTGGGCTACCGGGGTGGTCCCTACATCCCAATGTAGTGACCCATGCCATCCCAATGAAGCTAAAAGCATGCAACCTGGCGATGTGTGCTGTTGGATCTGCATCCCATGCCAACCTCACCAGTATCTTCTAGATGAATTTACCTGTATGGACTGTGGTTTTGGTGAGTGGCCCCTCGCCAACCTGACCGGTTGCTACGAGCTTCCAGAAGAGTACATCCACTGGTCAGACGCTTGGGCGGTGGGACCAGTCACAATTGCTTGTTTGGGAATGCTATGCACGCTTGCGGTAGCTGGAGTTTTCCTACGCAACAATGACACCCCGGTGGTGAAAGCTAGTGGTCGAGAACTCTCATACATCCTGCTGTCTGGTGTACTCATGTGCTACGCCATGACCTTCATTTACATTGCTAAACCCTCTGCTTTCGTCTGCGCCCTCCGACGTCTCGGCCTCGGCACATCTTTCGCCGTCTGCTACTCGGCTTTGCTGACCAAGACCAATAGGATTGCTCGAATCTTCGGCGGGGCACGGGATAGTGCCCAGCGACCACGATTCATCAGCCCTGCCTCTCAGGTTGCGATCTGTGCCGTGTTGATTTCAGCCCAGTTGTTGGTTGCCCTCGTCTGGCTCCTGGTAGAGGCACCCGGGGTGAGGAAAGAAGTGGGCCCAGATAGGAGAGATGTGGTCACTCTGAAATGTAACAGTTTGGACTCGAGCATGCTGGTGTCCCTTACCTACAACTGCATCCTTATCATTCTCTGCACCTTCTACGCCTTCAAGACCCGGAAGTGTCCGGAAAACTTCAACGAGGCCAAGTTCATAGGCTTCACTATGTACACCACCTGCATTATCTGGTTGGCCTTCCAGCCCATCTTCTACGTCACAGCTAGTGACTACAGA GTGCAAACCACAACCATGTGCATCTCTGTCAGTCTGAGCGGCTCTGTGGTCCTCGGTTGCCTTTTTGCCCCCAAGATCCACATCATTCTTTTCCAGCCGCAGAAGAACGTGACAAATCTGAGGGCCAAAGAAAACCGCTTTTCCAGCGTCGCCACCACCGCACCGAGCTCCACTTACTCACAAG CTTCCGCCTCTACCATAGTCCCAACCGTGTGCAATGGAAGAGAAGTGGTGGACTCTACAACATCATCCTTGtga